The Blastocatellia bacterium DNA segment CCAGAGCATAGTCGCAATCACCGCAAGCGCCACACACGTCAGCCAGAAGATCGCGTCGGGGCGCGCCACATAAGGCGTGTCATAAAACGCGCTCAGGCCGGTCGGCCAGACGAGCAATCGCACGTAGAACCACAGCACCGTGGGCACGGTCATCAGCGTCACCGGCAAGGGCAATTGCCAGATCGAAACGCTAACGGCTTTAAGAATGATTGCTCGCAGCACGAAGTACGCGGCGGCCATCGCCAGGAACGGCGCGGCGCGGCGGACGGCTCTCGACATTCGGCCCGCGCGCTCGCCGAACAGCCATTCATAAACGAAGATCAGCGCCGGCATGACCATCGCCGTCTCTTTGGAGAACAACGCCAGCGCGTAAAGTCCTAGCGTCAGGGCAAACCATCTGGCCGGTCGTGACGCGGCGCTTTCATTCGTCGCCTGCCCGCCCCAGGCCCCGTCGCGCCATCGCACATAGCCGAGCAGCGTCCCGACAAAGAAGAGCGCCAGCATGGGTTCGGTGACGCCGGAAATCCACGCCACTGATTCGATGTGAACCGGATGCGCGCCAAAGATGAGCGCCGCGATCAAGCCGCCCGCGTCGTCCTTCAGCAGTCGCCGCGCCAGCCAGTAAACCAGCAGCGTCACCAGCGTATGCCAGATCACCAACAGCAGATGCCAGCCCACAGGATTCAGTTGAAACAGTTGATAATTGACCAGCAGGTAGAGGTTGAATAGCGGGCGATAGTAAACGCCGTTTTCGTCCGGGTGCTGCGCTTTCCAGACGTGCTCAGTGAAACAGCGCGGCGCGTAACTCCACGACCGCAACGCCTGATTCTCGACGATCTGACCCCGATCATCGTAGGTGAATTGGTAGCGCGCGGTGTCGGCATAAACCAGAAACGTCAGCCCGAGGACGATCATCAGCGCCCAGCGGCGCGATAGCGCGGCAGCCAGCGATTTCATCGGCCGCGGCGAGTCCAGAAGCGGCGCCGGCGCTTGCGTCGTGCCAAGGCCATTGCTCATTTCACACCCCTCTGTTCCGTTGCGATTCGCGTCTGCAAGGCGGCGGCCTTGTCGCCTGCCTTTGTGAAGTCAGGGTGGCGCGACACCTCTTGCTGATACGCCGCCAGCGCTTCCGCCAACCGGCCTTGCGCTTCGAGCACGTCACCGCGCTGGTAATGGTAGCCGTAGCCATTCGCGTCCAGCGACAGCGCGTAGTCGGCGGCGCGCTCGGCCTCCGCCAGGCGGCCTGACTCCTGCAAAGCGACCGACAGGCTGATGTACTGCTTGGGCACCTGCGGCCTGATATCGATGCCGCGCAGCAAGGCGGCTTCGGCGTCGTTGAAGCGGCCCATCTTCAAGTAGGTGCAGCCGAGATTGTTAATCGCTTTCCAGTTGGTCGGGTAACGTTCGACCACTTCATCGTAGAGGCCGATGGCGGCATCAAAGTAACCTCGATCACTCAAGACATTCGCCAGCCCTGTCTTGGCAATGCGACTGTTAGGCGCGACCGTCAGGCCGTGCTGAAACAGCAGCAGCTCGCTGGCCCAGTATTGATGCTGGCTGACCGTGGCAAAGCCCAGCCCCAGCACCAGCAGCAAGACGGCGGCCAACCGCAACGCCGGCTGCCCGAACAACTGTGCGGCCCCGGCCCGCAAACGGCTCAGGCCAAGTCCTACGAGCAAGCCGAGCCCGATGACTGGCAGATAAAGATAACGGTCATGCACCAGCTCGCCGTTGGCAAAGACAGACAGGTTCAGCACCGGCAGGATCGGCAGCGCGAGCCACAAGCAGGCCATCGCCACCATGCGCCGGGCGTCGCGGTCGAGTCGCCGCGAGATCAGCCATAAGCCGCCGGCAATGATAATCAGGCCGGCGAGCGGCAGCGCGAAATTCATGAGACCGAGATGCGTTGCAAAATCGAGATCATAAAAACAGCTCAGATTCACCGGCCATACCAGGTGCGTGACGTAGAACCACAACACCGACGGCCATGTCTTAACCGTCGTCAGTAATGAGACCGGCGATTGCTCGTGGCCCAACCCTTTCAACACCGCCGAGCGGACGACCAGATATGGCACGATCAATACGGCGTACAGCATCGCCGGACGCGCGGCGGCAATCGCCCGGCGAATGAGCGGGCCTTCGCCATAAATCCATTCGGTGCCAAAGACCAGCCCCGGCATAACCAGCGCCGTCTCTTTCGAGAGCATCGCCAGCACGAAGAAGACCAGCGAGACCGCCAGATGAAACGCCGGCTGGCGCGCGAAAGCCGCCTTGTGATCTTCTTTACTTTTGCTCGTTGTCGCCTCGCGCCAGTTCAGATAGAACCAGAACGATGGGATGAAGAAGAGGGCCAGCAACGGATCGGTGACGCCCGAAATCCAGGCGACCGATTCAATGTGCGTCGGGTGCAAGCCGAAGACCAGTGCCGCGATAGCCGCCGCCGGCACGTCCTTTAACAGCCGCCGGCCTAGCGCGAAGACCATCACCGTGACGCCCAGGTGTGCCAGGATTGTCGTCAGGTGCCACCATTGCGAGCTCAAGCCGAACAGCGTGCGGTTGAGCAACAGCCAGATGAGAAACATCGGGCGGTAATAATTGCCGAGCATGGTCGGATCAATATGGCCCCAGACATGGTCCGTGAAATAATGCGGCAGGTAGCTCCACGACTGAATGAACGGGTTGTCGACGATCTGGCCGCGGTCGTCGTAAACATATTCGTAGCCGAGCGTGCCAAGGTAAGCCAGAAAAGTCATGCCCGCTACCGCAAATATCACCAGCCGCGACGAGAGGCTGACGGCGTGCGCTTGACCCGCCGCCTTATGATCGGCAGCCGATTGCCCTGTCCCTGCGCTCATTTGAAATTTCTCCGCTGAAAGATCAGCACCGCTGCCGACAGCAAAACGCTGATGTAGACGACCGCATAGACGACCGCCCAGACGACATGCGCCGCATTGATCGCATCACCATGCGACGCTTGCGAGATGAAGTTGAAATTCTTCAGGTTGGGGAGCAGATAGTAAGCGACGTTGAGCGCGCCGCGCACGACAAATGAGGGCGACAGCGATGCGGCGAGCTTGAGGTCGGCGCTGAAATGGCCGATGACGTAGAGCGCGAAGGTGAAAAGCGCCGACAGCATCGGCGTCGAGAAGCTCGAAAACATCAGCGCGATGGCCACCAGCAGCGCCAGCTCAAGGTAGATGAGCAAGCCGGCAACCAGCACAGGCGCTTGCAGCGACGTGAAGCCCTGATTGACGTACATCAGCGCCAGCTCGATGGCCGCCAGCATCACCAGTGAGTTGACCAGCAGCGTCAGGCAGAGGCCGAGGTATTTACCGATGATGAATTCGTGGCGATGCACAGGCTTTGATAACAGGTTGTAGATCGTGCGCCGCTCAATCTCTTTGTAAACCAGGCCGACGCCGATGAAGATAGCGATCAGCGCGCCGAAAACCAGCATGGCGCTGAGGCCGAGCGTCGCAATAAACTTGGCCTCTTGATTGACCGACAGCTCGCTGATGAAGATCGATGCGCCGACCAGAATCAACACGAAGAGAACGAGGTTGTAGAGCACGCGGTCGCGCACAGATTCGCGGAAGGTGTTGAGCGCGATGACGCCGATCTTGCCGAGGCCGGGTAGCGGGCGCATTCGCCGGGCCGTGATCTGGGGGATGTGGTTCATTTCTCTTGCCACCATGATTTTATCTCGTCGGTTGCGGGCTTAATGCGATTTCGTAAGCATCATCGGGGCCCCCAGGGCGCGGCGCAGT contains these protein-coding regions:
- a CDS encoding ABC transporter permease, with the translated sequence MVAREMNHIPQITARRMRPLPGLGKIGVIALNTFRESVRDRVLYNLVLFVLILVGASIFISELSVNQEAKFIATLGLSAMLVFGALIAIFIGVGLVYKEIERRTIYNLLSKPVHRHEFIIGKYLGLCLTLLVNSLVMLAAIELALMYVNQGFTSLQAPVLVAGLLIYLELALLVAIALMFSSFSTPMLSALFTFALYVIGHFSADLKLAASLSPSFVVRGALNVAYYLLPNLKNFNFISQASHGDAINAAHVVWAVVYAVVYISVLLSAAVLIFQRRNFK
- a CDS encoding tetratricopeptide repeat protein; the protein is MSNGLGTTQAPAPLLDSPRPMKSLAAALSRRWALMIVLGLTFLVYADTARYQFTYDDRGQIVENQALRSWSYAPRCFTEHVWKAQHPDENGVYYRPLFNLYLLVNYQLFQLNPVGWHLLLVIWHTLVTLLVYWLARRLLKDDAGGLIAALIFGAHPVHIESVAWISGVTEPMLALFFVGTLLGYVRWRDGAWGGQATNESAASRPARWFALTLGLYALALFSKETAMVMPALIFVYEWLFGERAGRMSRAVRRAAPFLAMAAAYFVLRAIILKAVSVSIWQLPLPVTLMTVPTVLWFYVRLLVWPTGLSAFYDTPYVARPDAIFWLTCVALAVIATMLWLWARRSKAVAFAAGLLILPILPVLNLTVFIEKEIVHDRYLYIPSIGFALLLAVAVRKLRFEQFKVAALPGAQALATLVVVLGLVALTMAQSAYWMNDLQLFARGVVIAPQNDIALTNFANELFNRGRLDEAMPVYVTVTERNPTYWRAAFNLGSSYFRQGDNDTALKYRARAKEMKTLMDDRTGRTAFVRMRLGRFAEAETIFRRAMAEHPDVPEYEYGLGIVRKELGDFDGALAAFKASTVGNPDPLPAETQIAEIEARLGRDPARAAGNLK
- a CDS encoding tetratricopeptide repeat protein codes for the protein MSAGTGQSAADHKAAGQAHAVSLSSRLVIFAVAGMTFLAYLGTLGYEYVYDDRGQIVDNPFIQSWSYLPHYFTDHVWGHIDPTMLGNYYRPMFLIWLLLNRTLFGLSSQWWHLTTILAHLGVTVMVFALGRRLLKDVPAAAIAALVFGLHPTHIESVAWISGVTDPLLALFFIPSFWFYLNWREATTSKSKEDHKAAFARQPAFHLAVSLVFFVLAMLSKETALVMPGLVFGTEWIYGEGPLIRRAIAAARPAMLYAVLIVPYLVVRSAVLKGLGHEQSPVSLLTTVKTWPSVLWFYVTHLVWPVNLSCFYDLDFATHLGLMNFALPLAGLIIIAGGLWLISRRLDRDARRMVAMACLWLALPILPVLNLSVFANGELVHDRYLYLPVIGLGLLVGLGLSRLRAGAAQLFGQPALRLAAVLLLVLGLGFATVSQHQYWASELLLFQHGLTVAPNSRIAKTGLANVLSDRGYFDAAIGLYDEVVERYPTNWKAINNLGCTYLKMGRFNDAEAALLRGIDIRPQVPKQYISLSVALQESGRLAEAERAADYALSLDANGYGYHYQRGDVLEAQGRLAEALAAYQQEVSRHPDFTKAGDKAAALQTRIATEQRGVK